A window of the Lactuca sativa cultivar Salinas chromosome 5, Lsat_Salinas_v11, whole genome shotgun sequence genome harbors these coding sequences:
- the LOC128134222 gene encoding uncharacterized protein LOC128134222 — MNRKGGFGPMTNRNRKEKFGPLSYDNRKNGFDPPPNNNRKNGFGPPHNSNRKNGFGPPPNSNRKNGFGPPPNSNRKNGFGPPLNNNRKSGFGPPPNSNPKSGFGPPPKNNRKSSFDPHPSKFSQTLRRSNDNSKTNISNSSFLSSKDLKVKGKLFQDDNKHPKEIQTMLTTTPQIPNPLNLNQPKLKFSP, encoded by the coding sequence atgaaccgaaagggtggtttcggtCCGATGACCAATAGAAACCGAAAGGAGAAGTTCGGTCCTCTATCCTATGACAACCGAAAGAACGGTTTCGATCCTCCacccaacaacaaccgaaagaacGGTTTCGGTCCTCCACACAATAGCAACCGAAAGAACGGTTTTGGTCCTCCACCCAACAGCAACCGAAAGAACGGTTTTGGTCCTCCACCCAACAGCAACCGAAAGAACGGTTTCGGTCCTCCACTTAACAACAAtcgaaagagcggtttcggtcctcCACCCAACAGCAACCCAAAGAGCGGTTTTGGTCCTCCACCTAAAAACAACCGAAAGAGCAGTTTCGATCCTCATCCCTCCAAGTTCAGTCAGACTCTCAGAAGATCCAATGATAATTCTAAAACGAACATCTCCAATTCTAGTTTTCTTTCTTCAAAAGATCTAAAGGTaaaaggaaagctctttcaaGACGATAACAAACATCCAAAAGAGATCCAAACGATGCTAACGACAACACCACAAATCCCAAACCCACTGAATCTAAACCAACCAAAActaaagttttcaccataa